In Aricia agestis chromosome 14, ilAriAges1.1, whole genome shotgun sequence, one genomic interval encodes:
- the LOC121733588 gene encoding vegetative cell wall protein gp1: MRSLVICLLSIVTVYAQFDGPAPPRLQIPGAVPVGGPPRGGFRQGRLQAAPVQGPTVARIRRPGLSRPSFKSVDPPRPNLQLLDEPAKPVTEEPEDDIEINTPTAYAPNYSTQDSQNDFFDFTTTSQPKPPSAYNSYPQTTPSPPKPEPIRPTQYRPLLPQSFSPIRNEVSARPQPARIQPLSSRPQRPSFRPEPKPFVDDEEDYPAQPVRQRPQEPARAPAKNTAPQRYVPSHNREKKPVAQIIRKYREENEDGTIVWGFENDDGSFKEETIGVDCTVRGKYGYIDPDGVKREYNYETGIVCDKTKETPEQKGYVDYQENKAVLPNGITIDLAAMGKNKSKRPFRAASHQ; the protein is encoded by the exons ATGCGTTCTTTAGTG ATATGCCTGCTGTCGATAGTAACAGTATACGCACAGTTTGATGGGCCCGCACCGCCGCGGCTTCAGATCCCCGGGGCTGTCCCCGTAGGTGGTCCCCCGCGGGGAGGCTTTCGGCAGGGCAGGCTCCAGGCGGCCCCTGTTCAGGGCCCGACGGTCGCCAGGATCCGCCGACCCGGCCTGTCGCGCCCATCCTTCAAATCGGTCGACCCTCCCCGACCCAACCTGCAGCTGCTAGACGAGCCCGCCAAGCCCGTCACGGAGGAGCCCGAGGACGACATCGAAATTAACACCCCCACCGCGTACGCCCCCAACTACTCCACGCAAGATTCGCAGAACGACTTCTTCGACTTCACCACGACCTCCCAGCCGAAGCCGCCGAGCGCCTACAACTCGTACCCCCAGACGACCCCCAGCCCGCCGAAGCCGGAGCCGATCAGGCCGACCCAGTACAGGCCTCTGCTGCCTCAGTCCTTCAGCCCGATAAGAAACGAGGTCTCCGCTAGGCCCCAGCCGGCGAGGATTCAGCCGCTGTCGAGCAGGCCGCAGCGCCCGTCCTTCCGGCCTGAGCCTAAACCCTTCGTCGACGACGAGGAGGACTACCCGGCCCAGCCCGTCAGGCAGAGGCCGCAGGAGCCGGCCCGCGCGCCCGCCAAGAACACCGCGCCCCAGAGATACGTGCCGTCGCACAACAGGGAGAAGAAGCCTGTGGCGCAGATCATCAGGAAGTACAGGGAAGAAAACGAGGACGGCACGATCGTGTGGGGATTCGAGAACGACGACGGCTCCTTCAAGGAGGAGACCATCGGCGTCGACTGCACCGTGCGAGGCAAGTACGGCTACATCGACCCCGACGGTGTGAAGAGGGAGTACAACTACGAGACCGGAATTGTCTGCGATAAAACGAAAGAGACGCCCGAGCAGAAGGGCTACGTGGATTACCAGGAAAACAAGGCCGTGCTGCCCAACGGTATCACCATAGATCTTGCCGCTATGGGCAAAAACAAATCGAAGAGGCCATTCAGAGCGGCGAGTCACCagtaa
- the LOC121733590 gene encoding histone deacetylase complex subunit SAP18, whose product MKMAGLESMVVEEVKPVEKPVDREKTCPLLLRVFCSTGRHNSPGDYVRGNVPQNELQIYTWMDATLRELTGLVKEVNPETRRKGTYFDFAIVYPDQRTPTYRMREIGVTCSGQRGGDDNKTLSQLKFQIGHYLDISITPPNRMPPQMRRQQPYMNNRPY is encoded by the exons atgaaaatggcAGGACTAGAGTCAATGGTAGTAGAAGAAGTTAAACCAGTAGAAAAGCCAGTCGATAGAGAGAAG ACTTGCCCTCTTTTGCTTCGTGTATTTTGTTCCACCGGCAGACACAACTCACCTGGAGACTATGTGCGAGGAAATGTACCCCAAAATGAGCTCCAAATATACACATGGATGGATGCAACTCTCAGAGAACTAACGGGCTTAGTGAAAGAAGTCAATCCTGAAACCCGACGCAAGGGAACTTATTTTGACTTTGCCATAGTATATCCCGATCAAAGAACTCCGACTTACCGAATGAGAGAGATTGGTGTGACTTGTTCTGGACAAAGAGGTGGGGATGATAACAAAACACTCTCTCAACTCAAATTTCAGATTGGCCATTATCTGGATATATCCATTACTCCACCGAACAGAATGCCGCCACAAATGAGAAGACAACAACCATACATGAATAATAGACCATATTAA
- the LOC121733589 gene encoding protein sarah, protein MANKDEDETFKEDEVYINPEDGMPNIHPNIPDLEQESDCQDELNELDDLPKSVIVTNIPSHVFGDEKLKREMEDLFRTFSDNTTFQWLRSFRRLRVNYDSPLAAASARIQLHQYQFYNSCINCYFAQPVTPISLKNLRPPKPFKQFLISPPASPPIGWEPREEGEPLVNHDLLAALATLAPGESHELHAPTPTQPAIVVHTALSADNGVPKHVSCQIPHTRCPEY, encoded by the coding sequence ATGGCGAACAAGGATGAGGACGAAACATTCAAGGAAGACGAAGTTTACATCAATCCCGAAGATGGGATGCCCAACATCCATCCAAATATACCTGACTTAGAACAAGAAAGTGATTGCCAAGATGAATTAAACGAACTCGACGACCTCCCTAAGTCGGTAATCGTTACCAATATTCCCAGTCATGTCTTCGGCGACGAGAAACTGAAGCGAGAAATGGAAGATCTATTTCGTACATTCTCTGACAATACGACGTTTCAGTGGCTAAGGAGTTTTAGACGGTTGCGTGTTAATTACGACAGTCCGCTGGCGGCGGCGAGCGCCCGAATACAACTGCATCAGTATCAGTTTTACAACTCGTGCATCAATTGTTATTTCGCACAACCTGTAACACCAATATCTTTAAAAAACCTGAGGCCCCCGAAGCCCTTTAAACAATTCCTTATATCGCCGCCGGCCAGTCCGCCTATAGGATGGGAGCCGCGCGAGGAAGGTGAGCCACTTGTGAATCATGATCTGCTAGCGGCCCTAGCCACTTTAGCCCCAGGGGAGAGCCACGAGTTACACGCGCCAACACCGACTCAGCCCGCTATAGTGGTGCATACCGCACTATCCGCAGACAATGGTGTACCAAAACATGTCAGCTGTCAAATACCCCATACACGATGTCCCGAATATTGA
- the LOC121733666 gene encoding organic cation transporter protein isoform X1, whose amino-acid sequence MDKDHALEEMMGKLGDFGRYQGFQFFLHILAAMTAGLHMLSLVTVAAVPEHRCWIDGVDTSNTTAAWNSPEILAAIPLTPSGALDSCHMYSEDNETISCSKWVFDTRYRTSSRAIEWNLVCDQRWRGAIAQTGYMLGVFTGAIFLGGLADKIGRKTVFCWSGVLQCALGVAAAFIPEYWSFLVVMFLYGIFGSAGAYIPAFVLSMELVGASKRTACGVTFQCLFAFGIMLVAGWGAIIDNRQILQVVYGLHGLLLFPHIWIMDESPRWLWAQGRCKEAVEIVQKALKFNKSNETLDKADLIARGKLSTTKSSDEPSASTGDLFKTPNLRNKTLIVCLSWFANSLVYYGLTLSTGKLEGNPYLITAVFGLVELPSYGAVMYFLDIWGRRLLISSMMLIGGTACIAAAFIASGTILSTVIVVAGKLFIAGSFAIIYNYSAELFPTVVRNSAMGLGSMCARLSGALTPLITLLDSFDPKIPAVTFGLVALVSGFLCCFLPETMNQPMPQSLADGENFGKGDTCFTSCLGKKRKHEDPDEKAAESMLPLQDMAKKV is encoded by the coding sequence ATGCTGGATAGACGGCGTAGACACCAGCAACACCACCGCAGCGTGGAACTCACCAGAAATCCTCGCCGCCATACCCCTCACACCCTCCGGAGCCCTGGACAGCTGCCACATGTATTCCGAAGACAACGAAACCATATCATGCTCGAAATGGGTCTTCGACACCCGGTACAGGACCTCATCCAGGGCGATCGAATGGAATCTCGTATGCGACCAAAGATGGCGAGGAGCCATCGCGCAAACCGGATATATGTTAGGAGTCTTCACCGGAGCCATCTTTTTGGGAGGCTTGGCTGACAAAATTGGACGCAAAACTGTGTTCTGCTGGTCGGGAGTTTTGCAGTGTGCGCTCGGTGTAGCGGCTGCCTTCATACCCGAATACTGGAGCTTTTTAGTTGTAATGTTCCTTTATGGAATATTCGGCTCGGCGGGGGCGTATATCCCGGCCTTCGTGCTGTCAATGGAACTCGTCGGAGCCAGCAAACGTACAGCCTGCGGAGTCACTTTCCAATGTCTCTTCGCATTCGGTATTATGTTAGTGGCCGGTTGGGGAGCCATAATAGACAATAGACAAATCTTACAAGTGGTTTATGGCTTACACGGTCTCCTCCTCTTCCCCCATATTTGGATAATGGACGAATCTCCCCGGTGGCTGTGGGCCCAAGGTAGATGTAAGGAAGCCGTAGAGATAGTACAAAAAGCTTTAAAGTTCAACAAATCCAACGAAACCTTAGATAAGGCAGACTTGATAGCTAGAGGAAAATTATCGACCACAAAATCATCTGACGAGCCGTCGGCGAGTACCGGCGATCTGTTCAAGACGCCCAATCTTCGGAACAAGACGCTCATCGTTTGCTTGTCTTGGTTTGCGAATTCTCTGGTATATTACGGCCTGACCTTGAGTACAGGCAAATTAGAAGGCAACCCGTACCTCATAACGGCAGTGTTCGGTTTAGTCGAACTGCCCAGCTACGGAGCCGTCATGTATTTCCTAGACATCTGGGGCCGGCGGTTGCTGATCAGCTCCATGATGTTAATTGGAGGAACGGCGTGCATCGCTGCCGCTTTCATAGCTTCCGGCACAATATTATCAACAGTGATAGTGGTCGCTGGCAAGCTGTTTATAGCTGGATCGTTTGCTATAATTTACAACTACTCAGCTGAGCTGTTCCCGACTGTCGTTCGTAACTCTGCGATGGGCTTAGGTTCTATGTGCGCCAGATTGTCAGGCGCTTTGACTCCCTTGATAACCTTGCTGGATTCGTTCGATCCGAAGATTCCGGCCGTGACCTTCGGCCTCGTCGCTCTCGTTTCTGGCTTCCTTTGCTGCTTCCTTCCCGAGACAATGAACCAACCTATGCCTCAATCGCTGGCGGACGGAGAGAACTTCGGGAAGGGCGACACGTGTTTCACCAGCTGCTTGGGCAAGAAGAGGAAACACGAGGACCCAGACGAGAAAGCAGCTGAATCTATGCTTCCATTACAAGATATGGCCAAAAAGGTTTAG
- the LOC121733666 gene encoding organic cation transporter protein isoform X2 translates to MDKDHALEEMMGKLGDFGRYQGFQFFLHILAAMTAGLHMLSLVTVAAVPEHRCAVDGLDTGNFTEPWNSTLLEKAIPLNAHGKLDSCSIYGENNTVETCNSWVYDTQYYSSSRGIEWDFVCSRRWMGAAAQTAYMIGVLLGSIVLGRLCDKFGRKTVFVWAGVLQLLFGASVAFSTDYYTFIALRFLYGIFGSGSYIAGFVLTMELVGPSRRTICGVAFQVMFALGIMLLAAWGYLIDNRFYLQILYALHAAVLLPHWFLMDESPRWLWSQGRARESVAIIEKALKMNRSNEIIDTATLVSHCKATCAKYSDDEMASTGDLFKTPNLLKKTLIICGCWFANSVVYYGLSLNTGKLNGNPYFIMFLMGIVELPSYVIIIYCLDRIGHRALISTMMLLGGVSCLVVVALPHGSTSATGVVMIGKLFISGSYSIIYKYSAELFPTVVRSSGVGLGSMCASVSGAFTPLISLLDTLDPKIPTIIFGFLALFSGFSTFLLPETIGRNLPQSIEDGEKFGIGDTCFTNCSGRRISDSSIEVPETMIPLDLNEKKA, encoded by the coding sequence ATGTGCTGTTGACGGCCTCGACACCGGCAATTTTACGGAACCATGGAACTCCACGCTTCTGGAGAAGGCGATACCTTTAAACGCCCACGGAAAACTAGATTCTTGCAGCATTTACGGGGAGAATAATACAGTCGAGACCTGCAACTCGTGGGTCTATGACACCCAATACTATTCGTCCTCGCGAGGCATAGAATGGGACTTCGTTTGCAGCAGGCGATGGATGGGAGCCGCGGCCCAGACCGCGTACATGATCGGTGTCCTACTCGGCTCTATAGTACTGGGAAGACTGTGCGACAAATTCGGAAGAAAAACCGTGTTCGTTTGGGCGGGAGTCCTCCAACTGTTGTTCGGAGCTTCGGTCGCCTTTTCGACGGATTACTACACGTTCATTGCCCTCAGATTCTTGTACGGTATATTCGGGTCCGGATCGTACATCGCCGGATTCGTACTCACGATGGAGTTGGTCGGACCCAGCAGACGAACGATTTGCGGTGTCGCGTTCCAAGTCATGTTCGCCCTGGGAATCATGCTGCTGGCCGCATGGGGATACTTGATAGACAATAGGTTCTATTTGCAGATCCTTTATGCGTTGCACGCGGCTGTACTGCTTCCTCATTGGTTTTTAATGGACGAGTCTCCCCGGTGGCTTTGGTCCCAAGGCCGAGCGAGAGAATCCGTCGCGATAATCGAGAAAGCTTTGAAAATGAACAGATCGAATGAGATCATCGATACGGCCACCCTGGTGTCGCATTGCAAAGCTACTTGCGCCAAGTATTCGGACGATGAAATGGCGAGTACCGGCGACCTCTTCAAAACTCCCAACCTGCTCAAGAAGACCCTAATCATTTGCGGCTGCTGGTTCGCTAACTCCGTCGTGTATTATGGGCTCTCACTGAACACGGGGAAACTAAACGGCAACCCTtactttattatgtttttgatgGGCATCGTCGAGCTCCCTAGCtacgtaataattatatactgtCTAGATCGCATCGGGCACAGAGCACTGATAAGTACAATGATGTTGTTGGGAGGCGTGTCATGTTTAGTCGTAGTGGCTCTACCGCACGGGTCTACTTCTGCTACCGGAGTCGTTATGATCGGAAAACTATTTATATCGGGCTCGTACTCGATAATTTACAAGTACTCAGCTGAACTGTTCCCGACGGTAGTGCGTAGTTCTGGCGTGGGCTTAGGAAGTATGTGCGCAAGCGTGTCGGGTGCCTTTACCCCTTTGATAAGTCTGTTGGATACCCTCGATCCGAAGATACCGACTATTATATTCGGATTTCTCGCCCTATTCTCGGGTTTCTCCACGTTCCTGCTCCCTGAAACGATCGGTCGTAACTTGCCGCAGTCTATTGAAGACGGTGAAAAGTTTGGAATCGGTGACACCTGCTTCACAAACTGTAGCGGGCGGCGAATCAGCGACAGCTCGATCGAGGTGCCCGAAACTATGATCCCTCTTGATTTAAACGAGAAGAAAGCGTAG